The Thunnus thynnus chromosome 2, fThuThy2.1, whole genome shotgun sequence genome includes a region encoding these proteins:
- the fnbp1a gene encoding formin-binding protein 1a, producing MSCNWGTELWDQFDNLEKHTSWGIDFLERYTKFVKERADIELSYAKQIRSLSKKYHPKRSREDDSRYTWCLAFAATLRQLSELAVQREELAENLNTQIVSELTRYTQELKTERKTHFQDGRRAQQHIESSWKQLESSKRRFERDCKEAERAQHVSDRIDLDTKTDAEKRCSLKARQTAQQKQQSADESKKEYVTSLNQFNQDQHQHYHTLVPVIYQRIQDMEERRIERIGEAMRSSAEAERKFLPVVGHCLDAMMDAAESIQPRMDTRQVVEVYKSGFDPPGDVEFEDYSTTMRRSISESSYLDNRTEGRRHSRKLWPFIRKNKLLTLLSSPRQPPPPPPTSPSPGGVANSSQSPPPPSREPITQRLNELMTSGSRTRKQCLRSLKRGLSLKLGSGPADCSHLPPEQRRKKLQTRINNINQEIQREREQRDTLLKMREVYERSPQMGDASSLEPRLDEVKQSLQRLEDELRRNQAWLAEADSRLSDHGSRRPSGGCGLNSQATTPGSSSLKQLDNRSPASRESPDGSYTEDHSAELHFKSRSSEFDNDFDDEEPLPSIGTCKSLYPFEGQNEGTLSMVEGELLSVVEEDKGDGWTRVRRNLEEEGYVPTSYIKVFLDNSAKGFVQSSRLV from the exons GATCAGTTTGATAATTTGGAGAAACACACCAGTTGGGGAATCGACTTCCTGGAGAGATATACCAAGTTTGTTAAAGAGAGAGCCGATATCGAGCTGAGCTATGCTAAACAGATCAG gagtCTGTCTAAGAAGTATCATCcgaagagaagcagagaggacGACAGCAG GTACACCTGGTGTCTGGCGTTTGCAGCGACACTCCGCCAGCTGAGCGAACTCGCTGTGCAGAGAGAAGAACTCGCtgaaaacctgaacacacagatCGTCTCCGAGCTGACCAGATACACACAAGAACTGAAAACTGAGAGGAAAACT CATTTCCAAGATGGCCGCCGTGCCCAGCAGCACATTGAGAGTTCCTGGAAGCAGCTGGAGTCT agTAAACGTCGGTTTGAGCGTGACTGTAAGGAGGCGGAGCGAGCTCAACACGTCTCCGATAGAATCGACCTCGACACCAAGACGGATGCAGAGAAG cGCTGCTCATTGAAG gCTCGTCAGACGGCtcaacagaaacaacaatctGCTGATGAGTCCAAGAAAGAATATGTGaccagtttaaaccagtttaaccaGGACCAGCACCAGCATTACCACACACTGGTCCCAGTTATATACCAG CGTATCCAGGACATGGAGGAGCGGCGGATCGAAAGAATCGGTGAAGCGATGCGTTCGTCGGCCGAGGCAGAGAGGAAGTTTCTTCCCGTGGTCGGTCACTGCTTGGACGCCATGATGGACGCCGCTGAGAGCATCCAGCCCAGGATG gacACCCGCCAGGTGGTGGAGGTGTATAAATCCGGCTTCGACCCTCCAGGTGATGTAGAGTTTGAAGACTACAGCACCACCATGAGGCGGAGCATCTCTGAATCCAGTTACCTTGACAACCGAACTGAGGGGCGGAGACACAGCCGGAAGTTGTGGCCGTTCATCCGCAAGAacaag ttGTTGACCCTCCTGTCCTCTCCCCGGcagccccctcctccccctcccaccTCACCTTCACCTGGGGGCGTGGCCAACAGTTCCCAGTCCCCACCCCCGCCTTCTAGAGAACCAATCACACAGCGACTGAATGAACTTATGACCTCTGGTTCCAGAACCAGGAAGCAGTGTCTCCGCAGCCTCAAGAGAGGG ctgtcactcaaactg GGCTCAGGTCCTGCAGACTGCAGCCATCTTCCTCCAGAACAACGACGCAAGAAACTTCAAACCAGAATCAACAACATCAACCAGGagatccagagagagagagagcagag aGACACGCTGCTAAAGATGAGAGAGGTGTACGAGCGAAGTCCTCAGATGGGCGACGCCAGCAGTCTGGAGCCTCGACTGGACGAAGTGAAGCAGAGTCTGCAGAGACTGGAGGACGAGCTGCGGAGGAACCAG GCGTGGCTGGCGGAGGCCGACAGCAGACTGTCTGATCACGGCAGCAGGAGGCCCAGTGGAGGTTGTGGGTTAAATTCTCAGGCGACGACGccaggcagcagcagcctgaaacAGCTGGACAACCGCAGCCCAGCCAGCAGAGAGAG tccTGACGGCAGCTACACTGAGGATCACAGCGCAGAGCTTCACTTTAAGTCTCGTAGTTCAGAGTTTGATAACGACTTTGACGATGAAGAGCCGTTACCGAGTATCGGTACCTGCAAGTCCCTTTATCCTTTTGAAG GTCAGAATGAAGGAACTCTGTCCATGGTGGAGGGAGAACTACTTTCTGTGGTGGAAGAAGACAAAGGTGATGGCTGGACCAGAGTACGGAGGaacctggaggaggagggataCGTCCCAACATCCTACATCAAAGTCTTCCTCGACAACAGCGCCAAAG GCTTTGTGCAGAGTAGTCGGCTAGTCTAG
- the pierce1 gene encoding piercer of microtubule wall 2 protein, with translation MEEQRVQTCDVYRTDPNLPQRFNNPDCFHGYSQTICNPLYRTSNQTYGSRRPTVHEMPTQFKGTTRQFSEAMLQSGMYRDHGFNTSVERSRVTVATATLSNRVHLHRSYHYGNQINNHDGNN, from the exons ATGGAGGAGCAAAGAGTTCAGACGTGCGACGTTTACAGAACAGATCCGAACCTGCCACAGAGATTCAACAACCCTgactgtttccatggttacag tCAGACGATCTGTAATCCGCTGTATCGAACATCAAACCAGACGTACGGCAGCAGGAGACCCACCGTACATGAGATGCCG ACGCAGTTTAAAGGGACGACGCGTCAGTTTTCAGAGGCGATGCTGCAGAGCGGGATGTACCGCGATCACGGCTTCAACACGTCTGTGGAGAGGAGCCGAGTGACGGTTGCCACGGCAACACTGAGCAACAGAGTCCACCTCCATCGTTCCTATCACTATGGCAACCAAATCAACAACCATGATGGGAACAACTAA